From the genome of Bactrocera oleae isolate idBacOlea1 chromosome 2, idBacOlea1, whole genome shotgun sequence, one region includes:
- the Pnn gene encoding pinin: MSRKTVNMGSNIANCQKLQKELEEAKGHLDLLNDNIRMIVGRPRDLGNDINIDSSKDEGCQKYGNERKTRRTSDIKSVFNRLSVPNDGLRPRLSSRVIKELPTRQEVLKAQGSDLESRARNRRMFGSLLGTLHKFCLEESRLKLKEDKKAQVEKKLEQQQLLEREALRKERDLLLMEQQKKQTKITTLELKINRLKDFTAFEKSLNSFKSCIKTKTMPSIYYRPYKYCKKTELLLNNSRESLQAEIRYRKIMLDNELKEFDLLNVSDDKIIRGTAFSQQTTKLNKPCGIQGEMEFKENKSRNSNEPTLISSIIVVKNNK, encoded by the exons ATGTCTAGAAAAACGGTTAACATGGGCTCAAATATTGCCAATtgtcaaaaattacaaaaagaacTTGAAGAGGCAAAGGGTCATTTGGATTTGCTTAACGATAATATTCGAATGATTGTGGGTCGGCCCAGAGATTTGGG AAATGATATAAACATTGACAGTAGCAAGGATGAAGGGTGTCAGAAATATGGAAATGAAAGGAAGACCAGAAGAACTAGCGACATTAAGTCGGTATTTAACCGATTATCAGTGCCAAATGATGGTTTAAGACCTAGGCTAAGTTCACGCGTTATAAAGGAATTGCCAACTAGACAAGAAGTGTTAAAAGCCCAAGGATCCGACTTAGAATCAAGAGCAAGAAATCGGAGAATGTTTGGATCTCTTTTAGGCACATTGCACAAGTTTTGCCTAGAGGAATCTCGTTTAAAATTGAAAGAGGACAAAAAGGCCCAAGTAGAAAAAAAgttagaacaacaacaattactagAACGAGAGGCATTAAGGAAAGAACGAGATTTACTTTTAATGGAGCAGCaaaaaaaacagacaaaaaTTACAACTTTGGAGTTAAAAATTAATCGTTTGAAAGATTTTACtgcttttgaaaaatcattaaatagCTTTAAATCttgtattaaaacaaaaacgatgCCTTCTATTTATTATAGGCCAtacaaatattgcaaaaaaactgaattactTTTGAATAATAGTCGGGAATCATTGCAGGCTGAAATAAGatatagaaaaataatgctCGACAATGAGCTGAAAGAGTTTGATCTCCTGAATGTCAGTGATGATAAGATTATCAGAGGAACTGCATTCAGTCAACAGACCACAAAGTTGAATAAACCATGTGGAATTCAAG GTGAAATGGAATTCAAAGAAAATAAGTCTAGGAACTCGAACGAACCAACATTAATTAGCAGTATAATTgttgttaaaaacaataaatag